In Candidatus Spechtbacterales bacterium, the genomic window AAAAAATTCTAAAACCTAGAACCTAGAACCTAAAACCTAAACTATGTTAATTTTTCAGGAAGTATCAAAAAAATATCCTAAAGATGTTGTCGCGCTGGAAGGCGCTTCTTTCCGTATTGAAGAGGGGGAGTTCGTATCTCTTGTGGGTAGAAGCGGCGCCGGTAAAAGCACAATTTTGAGACTTTTACTTCGGGAATATCAGCCCAGTGAAGGCAAAATATTTTTTCAGGGAATAGATATAAGTACATTTCATAATTCCGAACTTCCTCTTTATCGCAGAAAGGTAGCCTCTGTATTTCAGGATTTCAGACTTCTGCCATCTAAGAATGTATTTGAGAATGTTGCCTTTGCCATGGAAGCTGCCGGACGTTCTACACGGGAAATAAAAGAAGACGTACCCCAAGCCTTGGGTGTAGTTGGCTTAGGCGGGAAAGAACAGCGTTTTCCACATGAACTTTCGGGCGGTGAAAAACAAAGAGTTGCAATGGCACGCGCTTTGGTGCAGCGCCCCGAAGTACTTGCCGCAGATGAGCCAACCGGAAATTTAGACCCGATACATACATGGGAAATTACAAACTTACTTCTTAAGATAAACAAGCTTGGCACGGCAATAATACTGGCAACACATGACGAGGCGGTAATAAACTCTTTAAAAAAGCGAGTTATAACCTTACATGATGGGCAGATAATAAGTGATGAAAAAGAGGGAAGATATAAGATAAAGTAGGCTCACTTCATGAAACTTGAAACAGACGGATTTTGCGAAGCAAAATCCTAAACATGAAACAAAAGACCAAGCAGCTTCGCTGCTTCAAAAATGTTTCATGTTTCATGTCGTGTGATTGTGAGGCGAAGCAAATCCCGACGCTATCAAAATCTTTGATTTTGTTATAGCGTCGAGGATCCACGATACCGCAAGCGAATCAAAGATTCGGGTGGTATCGGGACAAAACTATGATTAATTTTTGGCGGATAGTCCGAAATAGTTGGAAAAATTTTTACAGGAATTTATGGTTATCTGTGGCCACGCTTTTTATGATGTTTACAGCCCTTGCTGTTGTTGGAGGGTTGTTTTTGTTTGACGCCTCTTTAAATACTTTTGTGGCAGGTCTTCAGGATAAGGTTGATGTCAGTGTTTACTTTAAACAAGACGCGGTAGAAAAAGATATACTTGCTGTAAAAAGCCAACTTGAAAACAGGAATGATGTAAAAGAGGTGCGTTATGTATCTCAGGACGATGCTCTTGATGTGTTTACGAATCGTCACGAGAATAACTCCGTACTTTTAGACTCCCTTAATGAATTAGACACCAATCCGCTTCAGGCCTCAATAAATATTAAAGTTCACGATCCGGATCAGTTTGTTACAGTTGTAGAGTTTCTCGAAAATTCATCTTCTGCCAATCTGGTGGACAGTATAAATTTCCGTGAGAATGAAAAAGTTATAAGCAGTATTAGCCAAATATCAGACAACGTAACGCGTGCGGGATTTATATTTACAATAATCCTGGGAGTTTTGGTTGTATTTGTTACATTTAATACAATACGTCTTGCAATTTACACAGCGCGGGACGAGATACATATAATGAAACTTGTCGGAGGTTCAAACTGGTTTGTACGCACACCCTTTGTTGTAACAGGCGCTCTGTACGGGCTTCTTTCAGGACTACTTGTAATTGGTGCGTTTTTTGGCGCCACAAGGTTTGCCCATTCCCGTTTGTCTCTTATTTTTGCTGATATAGATTTGTACGGCTATTTAATCCAAAACACATGGACATTTGTTGCACTTATAATAGGTTCGGGAATAGCTATTGGTATGACATCTTCCTGGATGGCCGTTCGCCGTTATCTTAGAATTTAAATAGTAGTCCTCCGTTAAATTTATTAAAAAGAGGACTCAAAAATATGAATAATAAAGATTCTCAAAAAATGGACTCATCCCCGCAGGTTCCAAGCGGTACCGGTCCCCGGGATGTGTTTTTTCAGTTATTGGCAATGATAACGCTTTATATGAGCGCCATATCATTCGGTACGCTTCTTTTTCAGTATATTAATATTTACTTCCCCGACCCGCTTACCAACTACGGGTCATATTCTCCCGCGCGCGGAGCTTTGCGGTTTTCTTTAGCGATGTTAGTTATAGTTTTTCCGATTTTTGTCTGGGTAAGCAGGGTTTTAAAGCGTGAGGTTAGGGAGGTTCCTGAAAAAGGAGAGATGAGAGTAAGAAAGTGGCTTTTAAGTTTTACTCTTTTTGCGGCAGCGCTTCTTATTATCGGAGATCTCATAGCATTGGTAAATCGATATCTTTCCGGGGATTTGACTGTACAGTTTCTTTTAAAAGTAGCCGTAATTTTACTTATAGCCGGACTAATCTTCAGGTATTACTTGTGGCAGCTTAGAGAGCGCGGAGGCGCAGACAATAGTGCCATGAAGTGGATGGAGCAGGCAGTAATAGCTATTGTAGGAATTACTGTTGTAGCGGGCTTTGTATTGGCGGGCTCTCCGCAGTCCGAGCGTTTACGCCGTTTTGACGAGCGCAAGGTAAACGACCTAAGTTCAATACAGTGGCAGGTTGTTTCTTTTTGGCAGGATAAGGATAGATTGCCAAACGATTTAAGTGAACTTAAAGATTCTATTTCAGGATACAGCGCTCCACTTGACCCGCAGACCGGCGAAATGTATGAGTACAGCGTGTTGGGGGAACTGGAATTTGAGCTTTGCGCTACTTTCAACAGTGAAAGCTCTTCCAATGTGGGAGTTTACGAGAGATACCCCACAAAACTTATCCCGGGAAGGGAAGAGTTTGATAACTGGGCTCATGGCGCGGGGCGTGTATGTTTTGAGCGCGAAATAGACCCCGAGCTTTACAGCAAAGATACATCTGGCATAAGAGAGATACCTCTTTAGAACTTAAGAAATACAATATATAAAAAAACCCCCGTTTAAACGGGGGTTTTTGTTTTGCAGAAAGTGATTGTTATTCCACTATAAGTGTTCCTATCATACCCAGTGCTCTGTGGTTTCCAACCGAGCAGTAGTACTCAAATGTTCCCGCCTTCTCGGCCACAAACTCTATTGTGTCCTGCTCTCCCGGGCTTACTATATCTGTTCTTACTCCCAGTTCATCAACAACCCAGTTGTGGGGCATGTCAGCGCTGGTTAGGACTATTCTTACTGTGTCGCCCTTGTTTACTCTTATCTCATTTTTAGAGAATCTAAAGTTGTTTCCTTCCAGTTCAAACACTTTAACAGCTGTG contains:
- a CDS encoding ATP-binding cassette domain-containing protein encodes the protein MLIFQEVSKKYPKDVVALEGASFRIEEGEFVSLVGRSGAGKSTILRLLLREYQPSEGKIFFQGIDISTFHNSELPLYRRKVASVFQDFRLLPSKNVFENVAFAMEAAGRSTREIKEDVPQALGVVGLGGKEQRFPHELSGGEKQRVAMARALVQRPEVLAADEPTGNLDPIHTWEITNLLLKINKLGTAIILATHDEAVINSLKKRVITLHDGQIISDEKEGRYKIK
- a CDS encoding permease-like cell division protein FtsX, which encodes MINFWRIVRNSWKNFYRNLWLSVATLFMMFTALAVVGGLFLFDASLNTFVAGLQDKVDVSVYFKQDAVEKDILAVKSQLENRNDVKEVRYVSQDDALDVFTNRHENNSVLLDSLNELDTNPLQASINIKVHDPDQFVTVVEFLENSSSANLVDSINFRENEKVISSISQISDNVTRAGFIFTIILGVLVVFVTFNTIRLAIYTARDEIHIMKLVGGSNWFVRTPFVVTGALYGLLSGLLVIGAFFGATRFAHSRLSLIFADIDLYGYLIQNTWTFVALIIGSGIAIGMTSSWMAVRRYLRI
- a CDS encoding DUF5671 domain-containing protein, coding for MNNKDSQKMDSSPQVPSGTGPRDVFFQLLAMITLYMSAISFGTLLFQYINIYFPDPLTNYGSYSPARGALRFSLAMLVIVFPIFVWVSRVLKREVREVPEKGEMRVRKWLLSFTLFAAALLIIGDLIALVNRYLSGDLTVQFLLKVAVILLIAGLIFRYYLWQLRERGGADNSAMKWMEQAVIAIVGITVVAGFVLAGSPQSERLRRFDERKVNDLSSIQWQVVSFWQDKDRLPNDLSELKDSISGYSAPLDPQTGEMYEYSVLGELEFELCATFNSESSSNVGVYERYPTKLIPGREEFDNWAHGAGRVCFEREIDPELYSKDTSGIREIPL
- a CDS encoding plastocyanin/azurin family copper-binding protein — its product is MKNILITFGVLVVLVGAYFLFGIKGEDATLTENTAETSEEEMMAEDATEEEMMDGDMIEDTTPADETTEEPTAPDTEEPTAVKVFELEGNNFRFSKNEIRVNKGDTVRIVLTSADMPHNWVVDELGVRTDIVSPGEQDTIEFVAEKAGTFEYYCSVGNHRALGMIGTLIVE